The following proteins come from a genomic window of Flavobacterium crocinum:
- a CDS encoding endonuclease V translates to MILAFDTYYFDQKAKTVCLEFSEWNENKNFKIHSEIIDNVEEYIPGEFYKRELPCILSLLNQIDLSIVETIIVDGFVYLDDELKYGLGAYLYEKLNKEIPIIGVAKTNFASIEKNKKALFRGDSKKPLYLTSIGIDLEEAFKKVESMHGEFRMPTLLKELDRLTKENL, encoded by the coding sequence ATGATCTTAGCTTTTGATACCTATTATTTTGACCAAAAAGCAAAAACGGTTTGTCTGGAATTTTCAGAATGGAATGAAAATAAAAACTTTAAAATTCACTCAGAAATAATTGATAATGTTGAAGAATATATTCCTGGTGAGTTTTACAAAAGAGAATTGCCCTGTATTTTAAGTTTACTAAATCAAATTGATTTGTCAATTGTAGAAACTATTATCGTAGATGGTTTTGTTTATTTAGATGATGAGCTGAAATACGGTTTAGGCGCTTATTTGTATGAAAAACTAAATAAAGAAATTCCAATTATTGGCGTTGCAAAAACAAATTTTGCGTCTATAGAAAAAAATAAAAAAGCTCTGTTTAGAGGAGATAGCAAGAAACCGTTATACCTTACTTCTATCGGAATCGATCTTGAGGAAGCTTTTAAAAAAGTTGAAAGTATGCATGGTGAATTTAGAATGCCAACTTTATTGAAAGAACTGGATCGACTGACAAAGGAAAATTTATAA
- a CDS encoding HD domain-containing protein — MQQQKDWSIDEIQNTWQLVSKLHDGQKYGGSNAGERVEYINHIGSVVFEVLNATRLTENMNADLAVKCAMLHDTIEDTALNYERVNDLFGSEVASGVLALTKNDEIKDSLEKMRDSLSRIKQQPIEVWAVKMADRICNLYEPPYYWNDEKKLKYIEEAEVIHKELKDGNKYLAERLKNKIQEYYRFLSTSN, encoded by the coding sequence ATGCAACAACAAAAAGACTGGTCAATAGACGAAATTCAGAATACCTGGCAATTGGTTTCAAAACTTCATGACGGACAAAAATATGGTGGAAGTAATGCAGGAGAAAGAGTAGAATACATTAATCATATCGGAAGTGTTGTTTTTGAAGTTTTAAACGCCACTCGTTTAACCGAAAATATGAATGCTGATTTGGCTGTGAAATGTGCTATGCTTCACGATACTATAGAAGATACTGCATTGAATTATGAAAGAGTAAATGATTTATTTGGCAGTGAAGTAGCTTCAGGAGTTTTAGCCTTAACCAAAAATGATGAAATAAAGGATTCTCTGGAAAAAATGCGCGATAGTTTAAGTAGAATAAAACAACAACCAATTGAGGTTTGGGCAGTTAAAATGGCCGACAGAATATGTAATTTATATGAACCTCCTTATTATTGGAATGACGAAAAGAAGCTAAAATATATCGAAGAAGCAGAAGTGATCCACAAAGAGCTGAAAGACGGTAATAAATATTTGGCTGAAAGATTAAAAAATAAAATCCAGGAATACTATCGTTTTTTAAGCACTTCTAACTAA